The sequence gcgcgagcgagcggcctcgtcctctccctttctctctttgGAGCTCGCCGCTCCTTCAGTCGTTGTCTggtcttccctctctctctctcacttcgccgtcgccagggcctctctcgtctgcagATCTTCCGCAGAGACGGGGGGTGCGCTCTCTGTCGAGCGCTCTTGGTTCTTTCTCCGCTGGCGCGTTTTCCGCGCGGCTTCATCGGTGCcgcgtttcctctttttcgccCGCTgactgcgcctgcgcgagaacgagctcgcgcgcagacaaagccggcggctcgcgctgcgccgctgcgcctacggtgtctccgctctctgtctctgtctgcggtctgtctctctcttctctctgatCTGAACCGGCCGAAATGGAGTCGCTGTTCGTCCTGAATGAGGCGGGGACGTTTCTCCTGGAGAAGCACTACGGCGTCCGCACACCTCGAGACGCGTGCGGCCcgcttctccagcgcctggTGGTCTCGCAGAACTCCGCCAGAAGCAGCAAAGCGGGCGCCCTCTCGGGCTCCAGGggcagccacgcgctgccgcgagTCATGTGGGGGGCGCGAGGGACGGTGCTGGTTCACGCGCAGCACAACAATCTGCTTTTCGTCGGAGCCGCTTCGAAAGACGTGCGTCGAAAAGCTGCTTTTTAAGCAACTTGGCTAGCGGTCTGTGTCCAGCGACAGATACACGCGGGCATCTACACTTCCTTCATGCCGGAGCTTCTTGCGAAGCTaagcgccgctctccgcctcctctcgcccgcAGCTGCTTTCCGCTCCGCCTCAGCTCTCTTTTCCTCCTGTTTCTcggttttcttcgcttcacACCCTACCTCGGATAGACACCGTCTAGTTCCGTATGCGCGCATGGAGATCATGATCcgtgtgcgcatgcgttgGACGCATAGGCGTGGCCTGAAGTCTCGCATTCAGATTGCCTTCTCCTGTCTCCCCGTCGGAGGAAGCTTTCGCTTCGCGCCCctcgggcgaggcgcggcttTCTCGTTCTCGGGGTGAcggcgggcctgcgccgccgcggtgctGTTGTGCGCGTCGACATCGTGCATGCCCAGGTGTCTGCGTGTATAGACGCCCGAATGGATAGCCGTTTCCAGTCTCTGTGGGAGGATAAGGAAGGGGgacttctctgcctcctgaCTTGGTTGCTGCGTGTCTCTATCTGCGGCTGCACAGGtcgagccgctgctgcttctcaaTCTTCTACAGCGCATGCACAGCACGCTGGCGTGGTACTGCGGGTCGGCCGCGACGTCATCGCTGCCCGCGTCGTCGGTattcgccggcgcgagctccGAGTTCCTCCtcacggaggaggcgctgcggaagcaCTACTCCCTCGTCTACGTCTTGCTCGACGAGATGAGCTCCTGCGGCTACCCTGCAACTGTTCAGGGAAACATTCTGCAGATGCTGGTCCGAAGGCCCTCCGTCATGGAGGCTGCGATGAAACTCGTACGCTCGAAGAAAAGCGCGCACGCCAGACGGGGGGGCAGCCTGCACGTCGACTCAGTGTGCGTCTCGACGCAGTCTGTCCCTCCGCGTGCATGGATATCTTACCTCTTTGAGGAatagagaggagagagagggggagaggcggTGAGGTGTGGGCTGGGGCTGtacggagacgaggaggagaggtTCAACTGCAAGGGAGACCGGTTGAGCTAGTAGTGTTTTCCTGTGGACTCAGGCCGGGAGAGTTGCGCAGGCTTGGCGCTGGCTGGCAGAGGGCTCGCGGCAGAAACGAGGCATGTGTCAGCCTCGCAGATGCAGATTCTACCCACCAGATGATCGAGGGACGTATCGTGTAAAGATACGCCGATCTAGAGGGAAGCCTGGCAACAACTCGTGCATCGAGTGAGGCAGTCTCGTCGCCCGCTAAACTGCAGCGATGCGAAGCGATGCCTTTTTCGTCTTGCGCTTTTCAGGTGAACGGCTCGTCTCGCGTGCTCAGTTCGCTCGCCGCTTCGTTCGGGCTTGCCGggtcgcaggccgcggcaggcggtcCCAACGGGCCTGGAGCCCAgcgggccttcgcggcaCTGGAGTCGGAGGCCGGTAAGAACCCAGTTCCTTTTCACCCCAAGAGAGCCCTTTTGTATCCACGTTTTTCGAAAATATCAAAcacacgccgcgcggctccctgtttccttctcgcctctccccctTGTGCGTGTGCCCCGCTGCCTGTATTTTCTCGATTTTTCTAGTCCCTGCTTTCGTCTCCGTAGTCCCTCTCGtccacgcgcgcgtcgtctggtcgcctgcagctctcacacttcgccttttttcgcgtttttttttttcgggcCTTCAGGCGCCGGCATGGGGCGGGGCAGTGGCATGGGAGAGGGTGGAGGCatcagcggcgccggcagcgactgTTGGTGGCGCCGAGGGAACGTTCACTACGCGTCGAACGAGGTCTATGTCGACGTCGTCGAGGCGATTCACGCCATCGTTGACGCGTAAGTCAACCGActcaccccccccccagAACCCAGCGAGGCACGCAACCGCCAAGCATGGCAGACGAGCGTggctcctccgctgcgcgaagaaaagagcTTTCGGAGCGGCAGGGACTCCTGCCCAAGGGGGGCGACATGCcagacagaggcgcctgcgcgtacCGGCAGTCTCACTCAGGAGCAACAGGAACGCGCACGTGAATTTCTAAGAAGAATCAGGTCAAATAGGAAGGCAGCACACGATTCCGTACCCAAGTAGTGACCTATCCACTGACTACAGAGGGTTATATGGGGGACGAAGGCCTCGTGTTCGAGCCCTTTCTCCCGCGGGGGGCGATGCGACAGACGAGCCAAccgcgctgcggagacgaggccAAGCCCTGGAGAGCTcttgcgctgctgctgctgaagggACGGGGAGGACAGGGGGGGCTCGTGAGTCGCTGAATTCTTCGAATCTGGCTCGCGGTCTTCCCGCTTCCCTCTCTATTTTCTCTTTGTCGGGTGACTGTCTGTTGCGCAGCGAAGGCAAGATGCTACAGGCGTCGGTTAGCGGCGTCATCCAGATGAACAGTCGCGTAAGAGCGAAAACGAGAGaaagccggcggcggcagccggcgaAAGGCCGGCGCCCTGGTGGCAGTGTCACTCCGTATGCGCTGTGTATAGTTGCGTGATGCATATacaaataaatatatatatgtatatatcctACATATATcctacatgtatatatatatatcgtcTACGAGGAGGGGATGCGCGCGTGCCGGCTCGCTGGGTGAGTAGAACAGGACGAGCTTTCAgatcgcctgcatgcgcagagagaagagcccGCGGACCCGTCCACGTTCCGCCGGTATCAATATTGAGGTTTTCTTTAATCAGCTTTTGGTTCAAGTCTGAGCGTTCCGCGCATCCCGTCCATGTAGATGTGCTGCGGGGATCGTACGAACTGCGAGCCCCGCGAACAGACCGGTTTTACTCTTTTCTCTTAGGTTTCTCTTTGCAGCTGAGCGGGTTGCCGGAGCTCTGTCTCACGCCACGGCGCCCTGCGCTACTGCAGGATGCCTCCTTTCATCCTTGCGTTAAGTAAGCGAAATGCCTTCTTGGTGGATGCGTGCCGGACGCGtggacgcgcctgcgctcgcctctccacgGCAGGAAATTCTCATCACtacggcgcgcagctgcgatcGGGGGGGAAGAGGGCCTGCGCGGATAAGCAAGCAGTGACAAGCTTAGAGTCTAGGGCGAAGGGCCTGTTCTGCTTTGCTAAATTTATCTCATCGAGGCGGCTGTGTCTTGCATCGCCTCCTGACGCTGACCTCCACAGAGGTGTGCGTAGCTGTGGATGCATCGAGCCTGTCACTCGTACGGTTACCTGTacctgtatatatatatatatatatatatatgtctctatgtgtgtatatatgcatatatgtatatatctacatattTAGGTGCACGCCCGTGTGTCTAGGTTTATCTACGCCGGTGTGAAATATAAATGTGAGTTCTGTTCGTGTATGGGTATTAAAGCTTAGACGCCGACGAGAAGACGCTTGCGTCTGTGGATAGCAGATCTTGTGCTTTTGTAGAGTTTCTAGCTTCGAGGGGCCCGAGGCTTTCACTCGGCGTTGTCTTCGCGTTTGGGCGCTTCCTCCTATGTGGGGGGACTTGGCGGGTTCTACCCCCGATGTGTAGGGGAGGCAGGTTGGTTGTGTCTCGCAGCGTCTTTTTCCCGCGACTTCCCCGATTCCGACTTTTTCGGTTGTGCAGGCTGCCGCGCTTCAAGAGggacggcgtcgtcgccttctgtccCCCAGACGGCGACTTTGTTCTCGCTTCTTACTGGTACGCGGGCGGCGATGTCTCAGGAATGCGAAGGGCGATCACTCAGAGGGCTTGGAAGCTAGAACATGGAATCGTTATTTAGCCCCAGGTAGTGctggacactgaatccatgagcgCTGAATGTCACCATAGTTATAGATACAGTGCATGTATATGAGATATAGTGGGACCTGCCCTCTTCGTAGAACATGTTGCGTGTTCATGCTCTACGCCGGTTGGCGTGCGATATCTCTCAAGCGGCTAGCTGCGGAGTGGTCTCATGCGGTTAAGCCCGGTCTCGCTTTcactttcctctctctgcaggctctGCGACAGCAAGTTCACGTTgccgctctctgtctccggcAGCGTCGCGTTCCCGGCAAGCGCCTCTggggcctcggcgcctgcgggcgccaAGTTCGGGCTCTACCCCACACCCCAcagtgtctccgcgcggaggGACGGCGGGTCTGCGGGGGCCCCGGGGCTGGGGACGGGCCGGTTggagctgcggctcgcgccaTTCTGCcccgtcggcgccgcagccgcgccgggaAGCGCGGCAGGCAGTGCGAGTCTGAACTCTGGCGTCATGGAGGCagtcctcgtctgcgtgccGCTGCCGTCCTTCGTGGACGGGGCGACCCTGACTGCGAGCTGCGGAAACATTCGCTTCCTGCACGGTTCTTCGGTGAGGCGCGGAATAAAAGCCGCAAATGATGCGATTGAAATCACTCCGCGTCGAGAGGCGTGGACTTTTTCTTCAAATAATAACGCCAACTTTCGCTTAaatgtttttttttttataATTATTTTTCAAAATTTAAATCTTTTAAAAAAGATCTGCTCATGCTACGGTGGAGGCCCCGACGGCGGGTCGTGCGCGCTTCGGACCGCAGATGGCGCAGGGCGCAGATgagggccgcggagacggatGTTCGCAGGCTCTGCAGTGTGGCTAAAAATATAGATTTGCATCTGTATTCTGCGTGGCGCGGTGTCAAAAGTCGACGGCTTGTCAAGGTTTTCGCGGGGTAGCGCGTCGCTCTGTGCATGCCCTCGAGTGCCGTTTGTCCAAGCAGGCAGCCAAGTCAAGCATGCACCTCTGTCGTTCATCAGGCGCCAGTGGAATATGCACTGCACATGCAACACCGATGTCGaaatttatatatatatatatatatatatatatatatatatatatatatataaatatcaTTATGTATGACCAGACAGTGTGTGTGCTTCTCAGTACGTCTTCGGCACGTTTCGCGTTGGGATGCGCCGCTTCAGGTTCGTTTCTGTCGAGAattctgtttttcttttcgcaGTGTCTACTCTGGGAAGTTAGCTCTCTGGCGTTTGACGCGCCGACTCAGAAGGCGGAAGGCACGGTGAGTTTCGCCCACTTTCAGTCTTGCATCGACTGTCGCGCGCTTTGCGGTGGCTACAACGAATTTTggttcttcctcttctctaaccaggcgcgcgagagggaacTGCCTGCATccgggcagccgcgcgagcaaTCTTCACGTGGAAAAGCTTCTTTTTCGAGGGTTTGCTCCCCATTCTCTAGCGCCGCAGTGGAGTGTGCGTCATCGCGGAAGCGGGCCTTTCGGCGtgacgcgcgtgcgtctgttGTTCGTTTTTTCTCATGTCGGATCGACGCCGCCCGGCCCCGTTCTGTGCGTTTCTCGAGAGTGCCTGCCTTTGGACGACTCGTATGCGTCTAGCCTCTACGCTCATATATGCTCACGTAGGTCTTCACACGCAGGCATACACGTGCCCGTCTATGAACttcatatatgtatatatatgtatgcatgtatatatgcatatatgtatatatatgtatgcatgtatgtatagtGGTAGGTGCGGACGTGTGTGTCGTTTGTATTCGCGCTGTGGTTTCGCTTGTTTTTCCGGAAAAAAAGGACAGAGTCGGGTGGATGTCGTTTCTGTGTGCAGCTCACACTcgtcgcagaggaggcgaagcgcgtcgaTGTCATTTCACCCTGCGAAACCTCGTGAGCCAGTTTGGAGAGAGAAGCCGTTTTCTGGGTCCCCATCTCTGCGCACTTCGCTGCGGCTTTATCCTCCTCTCATCCCTGGGTCGCTcgtgcgcctgctgccgctgctcgtTTCCGAATTGTCGTTTTTGCTTTGCTTTTTTTGCCTTTTTCAGGCTGGTGGCTTCAGTGCAGTTCCTTATCAAGAACTGGGTGCCGTCTGGTTTCAAGGTGAGTGTCACACCTCCAGCCGAGGCTTGAAATTTTACAAAGTACGGCGACAAATCAAGCTTTTCATGGCGTGAAGAGGTGTGAGGATGTTGGATTCACGAGCAGGCGGAACGCTTTTCATCGGTCGTGGTTTCTGTGCTCAGGTTTGTATTTTCATGTGAAGGAGTATGTGCCGTGGTTTCTGTGCTCTTATTTTTTGTTTTTGTGTGAAGGTGTGTGTCAGGCTCTCGTGCCTTCGCGCATCGTGTTGTGCTTTTTCTCGGTCTGCCTGTGATTTCCTTTCGAATTTCGCCTCCGGCATCCGGCGGACCACCTGTCGAATTGAGGTCACTTTCTGTGTTGCAGCTGGACTCTTTGGACGTTTCGAACATCAATGTGCCGCCGTACAAAGGCTGTCGGTACAGCACAGTCGCAGGTGCGTAGCTTCGCGTTCATTTCGCGGGGTGTgttcgcttctgcagcgtcgccttGCGCGTGGAAGTCCAGCCCCTACGCAGTTCATACGCAGTGCGTCTCTATTTCGGTGTGTCTAGGCTCCATCGGCCTCGCATGCAGGTATCTCTTGGAATTACCGCTGCCGCTGGTGCCCCGCTGTGGATACGGGGGGCTCGCGCTCTGTGAGAACCGGTGTGTAGCGTGGGCACAGAGACTCGCTTGCAGACTCACATAGCTTTTTGGGTCAAGTGCATGACGGATAGATGAAGTCAAAATGCCTTCATATACACCCAGATGGCTTCTACTTTCCGCTCAAAAGTGTAAAAAGAGACGTGGTTCCTGCTAGGTGACCGCGGATACCGTCTCTTTGTCGCACGCGACTTTTCAGGTTCGGTGGAGTTCCGCATCGATGCCCGCCCGCAGTGAGATGCAGAATGAGAAGCTCGTCGGGGGCGACAGCACGCAAGGCAGCATGTCCTCTGCATTCAAcgtatatagatacatatatatatgttgtgTGTATACCTATCAATATATCTGTGCATATGCGTATATGagctcatatatatatatatatgtaggtgCCTGTGCACTTCGCCCGTTTACGCCGTACAAATATGTAGCCCCTGAGCCcctatatagatatatatatgtgaactCTTGCTGTTTGTACATATACATTGTATATCTTTGCTGTATTtgtttatatgtatatatacatatatgcatctTTGCGACTcttgtatatatgtatatacgtaaATATATGGATGTGTACTCTGAGTGGAGGCGGGGATCGGCGTGGGTTTGGGTCCGCTTCGCGAAGGACAGTTCTTTCTCCGCAGCTCGCTTCAGATCGGCGCAGAAAGTCAAGATGAGCGTGTCTCAGCGTTGTCGAGCCCGCTCGGTGTGTGACAGGTCGTTCATCTCTATCCGTATACGGTGCAGAATGTCTGTCTTTCTTTCCTGAGATGACTCTGTGGTGCACATGTCTCCTAAGATGTGCGTGGATGTGAGGAAACGCCGACAAAGACAGGTCacgttctcttctcttttgAAAGCATTTAGAAATTGTCTGATTCGTTTGGTGCTCCGTGCCGAACGAGACCGCGGACAATTACAGGGGCGTAGTACCGTCATTCCGTTTGCTGTGCCGCGTAGACGCAAAGTCCTCTCCTGCTCGTGTGCGCGCGTTCCCGCATCGACGAAGGTCACACGAAGGCGAGTATATCGCCGCTAGATACTAGGCAGTATGCGCACCCTACAGCCTATGCAGCTGGAATTCTGAATCTTTTTATTCGCAAtaggcgccttcgcgctcgaTGGATTGCTGGGTCGATCAGAGTGAGCCGCGGGGCGTGTCCAGTCGCAAACTTTAAGGTTTATGCGAACGTACAAGTCTCGTTTCCTCGGGGAGATTCGGTACCTCAGCGGGGATACAGCATAGAATAGTGTACATGCAGCATGTATTTTGAAATGTGTATCTGCGCACATTGGTTTCTGTAGACAGATTCCGAAGTCTTCCTCACGAGAAGGCGAACAGAGAGGTTCGCATGGGAGTCAAGGTCGAAGGCTGTTGAGAAACATGAGTAGCCATATTTCTATCGATttagatacatacataagTAATCGTGTACAGTAGATCGGTGCCTCTACTTGCAGTATGCAGAGAGCGGGACAAGACCTATTGCGGGCgatctttcttcctctctatGCACGCACGGATGCAGGCTTGAATGCTAGTGGAGGAATCCAGATATGGCTATGTCTGCTTTGACTTTGGAATTAAATTCGTATGCTTCGAAGATGGCCTCGCACCTCTTCGTTGGCGCATGGCACGTTGCGGGAACGTCGCCTTTGGAAATGGGTAGTACACAGAGCGGGCTCTGAATCGAGAATGTTTGAGACAGAAGCGCGTTTTCGTGAGTTCCTCCTTGTATCTCTCGGTGCAAAACCAAGCACAGCGTTGCTACGTTTTTCTTTCAGCTTCGCCATCTGGGGTCTCTGGTGTTTCCTCCGTTGTAGGCCTGCACACCCCCATTTCCACTGTTCCCTTCATTCTGTGTCGGGGTCTGCAGGATTCTGCGAAGATATATTTTCGGTGCCCCTCtgcgttcctctctcttgcaCGTCTCCTGAGTGTTAGATTTCTTTATATCCTATTTCCGTTTCTGCCTTAACTGCCTAGTCCCCCGTCGTGCGAGTGTCACCGCGTCCTCCTATGTACTTCacgtctgcgcgcgagctTTTCCCGCAACCGCTATTTTTTCTCATTCACAGCTGCTCGAGGTCCTCCTGCTCTGGGGGACCGCCCTCCTCAAGCTGCAAAGTGAAAACAGGAAAACGAAACCATGAAATGTCGGGTCACGCATATTTTCCGCGTTCACCGTGCTGTGGCTTCGTAGTCTCTCcagcttccgcttctcctctgcttgTCTGGCGCGCCTCAATGTCGACCTGGCCTTTGGTTCTCGGGCGCTTTTTCGCCTGTATCTTGGCCGATTCCTACCTTACTGTGTTTTAGGGTTCGGTATCTTCTTTCACTACACCTCTGGAGCGGCCTCGTGgtcgctcctctgcgcctccataCTTACCGTCTCCGTAGTCCAGAG is a genomic window of Besnoitia besnoiti strain Bb-Ger1 chromosome IV, whole genome shotgun sequence containing:
- a CDS encoding adaptor complexes medium subunit family protein (encoded by transcript BESB_052680), whose translation is MESLFVLNEAGTFLLEKHYGVRTPRDACGPLLQRLVVSQNSARSSKAGALSGSRGSHALPRVMWGARGTVLVHAQHNNLLFVGAASKDVEPLLLLNLLQRMHSTLAWYCGSAATSSLPASSVFAGASSEFLLTEEALRKHYSLVYVLLDEMSSCGYPATVQGNILQMLVRRPSVMEAAMKLVNGSSRVLSSLAASFGLAGSQAAAGGPNGPGAQRAFAALESEAGAGMGRGSGMGEGGGISGAGSDCWWRRGNVHYASNEVYVDVVEAIHAIVDAEGKMLQASVSGVIQMNSRLSGLPELCLTPRRPALLQDASFHPCVKLPRFKRDGVVAFCPPDGDFVLASYWLCDSKFTLPLSVSGSVAFPASASGASAPAGAKFGLYPTPHSVSARRDGGSAGAPGLGTGRLELRLAPFCPVGAAAAPGSAAGSASLNSGVMEAVLVCVPLPSFVDGATLTASCGNIRFLHGSSCLLWEVSSLAFDAPTQKAEGTLTLVAEEAKRVDVISPCETSLVASVQFLIKNWVPSGFKLDSLDVSNINVPPYKGCRYSTVAGSVEFRIDARPQ